In Thermococcus chitonophagus, the genomic stretch GTTGACAATGCTGGGAATGCAAAAAGCATTAAGACTGCCAAGCCAGAGATTGAAATTATTAATCTCCTTGACATTAGAGATCCAGCCAAAATTGCGACGATCAATAGCGTTGGCATAACTACTGACATGAACATATATACGAAGGATATACCATTTATCTTCTGAACGTAATCCATGAGCTTTATACGATACTCAAATGCGAATTCATCGGCCATCTTATATAAAATATCAGCCAGATTACCACCGAACTTTATTGCCCTTAATATCTGCTTGACGACTTTAGTTACGTTATCCGAAGCCATTCTCTCTTCGAATCTTGAGAGAGCATCCTCAAAGCTTGCTCCCTTGTGCATATCTTGTATTATTAAGTTGAACTCCTCTGATATTACACCGTAATCCGACTTTGCAACAGAGACCATTGCTTCAGCTATACCCACACCCGCACTTAAGAGGGAGGCCATGTGTCTCAAAACATAGGGAAGTGCCCTTTCTACGTCTTCAACCCTTCTCCTCCACACCATTTTTGGATATACTCTCATATAGAAGAATCCCAGGATAAAGCCGGCAACACCAAGCAAGATTGAGAGATCCCAAGGTAGCATTATAGCTACTGAAAATGCAAATCCTACTATGCCCGATATTATTCCAACTCCAAGCATTAGAGCTACATACTTTTCTTTTGACATTGATATGTTCGCTCTATATAAATCAAGCTCTAATCCCTTTATGGACTTACTAAGAGACTCAACAGGTCCTCTGAAGTATTTAAGAACTCCTTCTGCTATTCTTTCAGAAAGTGGTTTTTGTATAACCTTCTCCCTCCACTCAATAGCTTCTTCGATAATTCTCTCTTCCTCTGCCTCCCTCTCTTTTTCAATTTGCTCTCTCATCTGCTTAAGCAACTCAAGTCTATCTCTGATTGACATTTCTCTTTTGGGGAGACGCCTAATTGGAGCTTCGGTAACTTCAATGGTTTTTCCACCGAGCTTCTCAAGGAACTCAAGAAATGATGAAACTAAGCCCAAGATTCACCACCTCATATAAACTCCTTGATTCTTTTGCTCATTTCTATAGTAGTTGCCTCTCTTTCAATCTTCTTGAAGAACTCTTCCTCATCTATGTAGAACTCTCTGATTTGGGCGCCAACTTCATCGATTCTTCTGATACCTTTTTCAATCATCCAATCGAGCACCAGCTTTCTCTTTTCTATTTCGTACATTATCTCATCTGGATGCATCCCAGTATGATATGATAGAGTCTGCAGGAATCTGCTCGGTACTTCTGTTCTCACTAACTCATCCTTTGCCGGGTCATATTTATAAAGGAAGTTCAGCTGAACGCTCTCCCCTTCAATGCCAGAGACTTCTGCTATTTCAGTAATCCTCCTGATAGTACCCTTCTTCCTTGTATGATATCTCACCTGCATTATGATTATATCAAGAGCGGGTATCATTATCCTGGGAACGTTCATTGGAGGACTTTCAAGCCTGATTATAGTCTCCCTAGCAGAGTTTGAGTGTATCGTTCCCATGCAGTTTGATACAACGATTCCGTTGGCAACGTAGTTGTGATCATCCTCCACGGTCAGATCATAGACGTACTCTATCCCTAGCTCCCTCGGATCTACTTCCTCGACACTCACAACTTCATCCCAGTACACATCCCCATCCGCTATGAGCTCAAGCCTTTTTGCCTGAACCCAGGAATCTTCATCGTCAATGTCTCTGGCAATCTGCTGAAGGGCCAGTGCAATTCCTCTAAGAGCTGATCTTCTAACTTCCTTTATTCTGCCCTTTTCTATATGCCTAATTAGGCTCTCCGATACTTTCTCACCAGCGTAATAGGAGGCAAGCTTCGAGAGCTCTGAAACTGTAAGATTAAGTTTCCTCCTGAGAGGCTCGATCATTATAGGCGAAATCGGCACGCGATCAGTTCTCTTTCCGCGGCGGGCCTTATGCTTCTTTATTATCTCCTCAAGCTCTGCTCTCTTCCTTGAGTGCCTGAGCGGGATGTAAGTGTAGAATCTAATTAGATTGTCAACACCCCTCACGGTGACCCTGAAGATTACGTTCTCTCCATCTTTCACACGGGAGACCGTACTTATTATTCCAAGCCTCTGGAGGGCATACCAGACCTTCCTCGCGAGGTTTTCACTCTTAGTCGTTAGGACAATCGCTGGGCCCTTTTCATCTACGTAAGCGTCGGCATCGAAAAGTCCTGCTATGAAGTGCCTCAGCAGGTCATCGTTCGAGTGGAGGAACTCTACGAAGGGCTTTAAGACATGGGTTACAACGGTATATGTGGATTCACGCTTAACCTGGGGCTCACTCTCTGGAAGGAACTCCTGAATGGCAGAGGTAAACGCTTTCATGTAGGATTCGTCGTCAAATGTAGCTGAGATATAGTAACCATTTGAGGATATGTAGCCGTCTCCAAGGAGGACTCCGACTACGTAGGAAAGGCTCTCATCAACCTCGCAAACAATCTTTACAGGCTTTGAGTTTATTGAAAGGAGATACTGGACCATCTCTGGAGGTATACCATCATTTTGGATCTTCACAAGGTTCTTTCCGTTGAGAACGAGATAATAGTCACTTATTCCCGCATAAATCTCAGGATTAATGATAGCTTTCCTCTGTGGAGGCTTTGGAGGTTTTCTCATTACCGCAACCCTGTCTCCGGGTTTGAGCTTTTCCGCTTCCTTCCTAACCACGTCCCCGTCTGAGAATACGAAGAACGGGTGAGTCTTAGTGAGTATAACCTCATTGCCCGTCCTCGTTATTACGCGAATTAACTTCTCTCCTTCCCTAACCTTCCTCCTCCAAATCCTCGAAACCACGTGCTTCCCAGCTTTGAGGTCTGGACCAATACTTACAACTTCGAACCTGTCCTTCTCGTCAAGGACTACATACTCTAAATCCTTGTGGGTTTTTATTCTGTCCGAGTACTTCTTGAAGAGCTCCTCGAGCAAGTCACCAATTAGGACAAAGCGACCGTTTGAAAGCTGAATAACTGAAAAGTCGTAGAGAGCACCATCATGTCCTGTATTCATTGCCGTGAACATAGTTCTGGCCTCTGGACCACGGACTTCACCGACTATAATTCTGTCGGGACGCATTCTCAGGGTGTTCTTTACTAGATCATCCATTGTGATTTCTCCCTTACCCTCGACGTTTGGTGGTCTCGTTTCAAGCCTTACCCAGTGCTCTATCGGGAGCTGTAGCTCGGCAGTATCCTCTATGCTTATTACTCTCTCGCTCGGTGGGATAAACATTGCCAGTGAGTTGAGGGTTGTTGTCTTACCTGAACCCGTTCCACCCGCAACCAAGATGTTTGCTGGCTTAACTCCGAGGCCATCAACCAGTAGCCAGAGGAAAGCTGCAACCTCGGAGTTCAGGGTTCCATACTTGATCAGGTCTATAATAGTTAGGGGGTCTTTCTTGAACTTTCTTATTGTTAGTGTTGGGCCATCTAGGCTTATCGGGGGTAAGGTGGCATTAACTCTACTACCATCAGGAAGCCTAGCATCGAGAAGCGGATTTTGCTGATCAATTCTCCTTCCAACTTCTCTCGCTATCCTCTCTATTATGTTTAGGATGTCCCTCTCATTTTCAAATACTATGTTCGTCTTACACATACCAAAACGCCTGTGCCATACATACACCGGCTTGTTGGTTCCAATTACCATAATCTCTTCAAGGTTGTCGTCTCTTACTAGGGGATCCAGCTTTCCGTATCCTATCATGTTCTGAACAACTAGCTCTGCAAGAAGTTCAACCCTACCTTCGGAAAGCGTTGGAGCCATTTCCTTTACCATTCTTCTGACTTCTCTCATGAACACTCTTCTTCTCTCTTCAAAATTAGGTATAGACTCAGGGTCAATCTGGATTTCAACTATCGCTCTATCTCTAACCATTTTCAGGAGCTTTTCCTCTTCCTTACTTAGTTTGGGCAAGTTTATCTCATATATTGGAACTGCTTCTCCCTTAACCCTCAATATCCTTATGTTTCCATAAACGTCTAGAACTTTAACTTCACCAACATACTTTGTCTGCTTAGCTCCTGCAGAGAGTATATCTTGGAGGCTGATTGTTGATTTTTCCTCAGGTTTTTTAACAGGGACTTCTGGCTTCTTTAGTATCTCTGCTAGTTTGGGAGCACTCTCTTCTTTCAAAAAGGCAAGCGGAAGGGGCGGCTTCTCCTCTTCTTTCTCTTTTGGCTTAAGAGTCTCACTACTCTTACCTGCTAGGATATCACCGAGGGATAAGGGCCTCTCTGTTTTCTCGCTTTCTTCCTTTTTTAAAGACCCTTCTTGGGGTTTACTCCCCTTCTTTAAAATAGCCTCCAACGTTAAATTATCGCTACTTAGGATCTCATCTATCCACGACTTTTTCTTTTTCTCCTCCAACTATCTCACCCCTTAGTTAACCCCCCATTTAAACTTGTAAGAAATCTCAATTGAAGATCCATCACCCAGCCACACTACCCATACAGGATAATCAATCTTTGTATTAACAGTTTTTGCGGTGTTGATTTTAACTTTTGAGGTTAATAGATCCTGAGAGATATCATAAATTACCAGCTCATTTTGGATATCTATGGAACTTGGCTGGTTAATCTCTCCGGTGCTCCAAAATGTTTCCTGAAGGTACTCAATATAACCAGTATAATTCATTGTTGGAGCTGGTGAATATCCATATACCTTGGCTCCTGGAAACAGCAATGGAGGTGCAATAGCGAAAACAACGCGAGTTGGAATATTTAAGGTTGTGTTATGGGTAACCTTGAATTTAACAATCCCCTGGTAGTTATACACAACAACATCGAATGCTTTGATATCAAAAAGGGCTTTAGGATCTAAATAGTGTGGAAAGTTTAACAGTTGGGGGTACATAACGTTACAGATTGGCCCAGTATATATTGTGGGGGGTATCTTTATCTTTAGAACATCTCCCTCAATATATCCATATCCTGTGCATTGAGGCTGATAGTAATTTTTAAGGTCTATGGGAAATGCGTCTGTTTCATTTATGAAAAACCTAACTCTCAAAACTTCATGCGGATATATCCAAAAACCTGGCACGTAGTTTAGGAGGGTTTGACCCGGGGTTCCTACTATAGAATCTCCTGAAGATGTAT encodes the following:
- a CDS encoding type II secretion system F family protein, with the protein product MGLVSSFLEFLEKLGGKTIEVTEAPIRRLPKREMSIRDRLELLKQMREQIEKEREAEEERIIEEAIEWREKVIQKPLSERIAEGVLKYFRGPVESLSKSIKGLELDLYRANISMSKEKYVALMLGVGIISGIVGFAFSVAIMLPWDLSILLGVAGFILGFFYMRVYPKMVWRRRVEDVERALPYVLRHMASLLSAGVGIAEAMVSVAKSDYGVISEEFNLIIQDMHKGASFEDALSRFEERMASDNVTKVVKQILRAIKFGGNLADILYKMADEFAFEYRIKLMDYVQKINGISFVYMFMSVVMPTLLIVAILAGSLMSRRLIISISGLAVLMLFAFPALSTIIVIMIKRAEPR
- a CDS encoding ATPase, T2SS/T4P/T4SS family, translated to MEEKKKKSWIDEILSSDNLTLEAILKKGSKPQEGSLKKEESEKTERPLSLGDILAGKSSETLKPKEKEEEKPPLPLAFLKEESAPKLAEILKKPEVPVKKPEEKSTISLQDILSAGAKQTKYVGEVKVLDVYGNIRILRVKGEAVPIYEINLPKLSKEEEKLLKMVRDRAIVEIQIDPESIPNFEERRRVFMREVRRMVKEMAPTLSEGRVELLAELVVQNMIGYGKLDPLVRDDNLEEIMVIGTNKPVYVWHRRFGMCKTNIVFENERDILNIIERIAREVGRRIDQQNPLLDARLPDGSRVNATLPPISLDGPTLTIRKFKKDPLTIIDLIKYGTLNSEVAAFLWLLVDGLGVKPANILVAGGTGSGKTTTLNSLAMFIPPSERVISIEDTAELQLPIEHWVRLETRPPNVEGKGEITMDDLVKNTLRMRPDRIIVGEVRGPEARTMFTAMNTGHDGALYDFSVIQLSNGRFVLIGDLLEELFKKYSDRIKTHKDLEYVVLDEKDRFEVVSIGPDLKAGKHVVSRIWRRKVREGEKLIRVITRTGNEVILTKTHPFFVFSDGDVVRKEAEKLKPGDRVAVMRKPPKPPQRKAIINPEIYAGISDYYLVLNGKNLVKIQNDGIPPEMVQYLLSINSKPVKIVCEVDESLSYVVGVLLGDGYISSNGYYISATFDDESYMKAFTSAIQEFLPESEPQVKRESTYTVVTHVLKPFVEFLHSNDDLLRHFIAGLFDADAYVDEKGPAIVLTTKSENLARKVWYALQRLGIISTVSRVKDGENVIFRVTVRGVDNLIRFYTYIPLRHSRKRAELEEIIKKHKARRGKRTDRVPISPIMIEPLRRKLNLTVSELSKLASYYAGEKVSESLIRHIEKGRIKEVRRSALRGIALALQQIARDIDDEDSWVQAKRLELIADGDVYWDEVVSVEEVDPRELGIEYVYDLTVEDDHNYVANGIVVSNCMGTIHSNSARETIIRLESPPMNVPRIMIPALDIIIMQVRYHTRKKGTIRRITEIAEVSGIEGESVQLNFLYKYDPAKDELVRTEVPSRFLQTLSYHTGMHPDEIMYEIEKRKLVLDWMIEKGIRRIDEVGAQIREFYIDEEEFFKKIEREATTIEMSKRIKEFI